The following proteins are encoded in a genomic region of Porphyrobacter sp. CACIAM 03H1:
- a CDS encoding AI-2E family transporter, which translates to MQSGAPGDDLRQAAKASSLRSRLLLVIAAAALFWLLREAYPVLMPAVTALLLALGVWPLVAAIRDRVPRPMRWLGPMAGSLLVLAILIAFFAGVGFAARSVYRLARDIGPQLGARLENLPLALPGPFGAGAGGAREEGLAIGSQLASSALTLLNLTASTLGGIVLILFLMLLMLTEAPSFHAKLRSISDRRRDAQVWRDIGRSVGAKFRAYFITRLLLGVLSGLLYAGFLMVSGVDYVLLWGLLTVLLSFIPTVGSLISGTLPTIYVFVTRDPATALMVGAGLLVIEQVIGNFVDPRIMGRRLAISPLAVLLALVFWTLLWGVAGALLAVPLTVLVTAVMIHFERFRPVALLLTDYEDLEELERFGDTA; encoded by the coding sequence ATGCAAAGCGGTGCGCCCGGAGACGACCTGCGCCAAGCTGCCAAAGCGTCCTCGCTTCGCAGCCGTCTGCTGCTGGTGATCGCGGCGGCAGCCCTGTTCTGGCTGTTGCGCGAGGCCTATCCTGTCCTGATGCCGGCCGTGACGGCGCTGCTGCTGGCCCTCGGCGTATGGCCGCTGGTTGCCGCGATCCGCGACCGGGTGCCGCGACCGATGCGCTGGCTCGGGCCCATGGCGGGATCTCTCCTTGTCCTTGCGATCCTCATCGCCTTCTTCGCCGGAGTGGGGTTCGCCGCGCGCAGCGTTTACCGTCTGGCCCGTGACATCGGCCCGCAACTCGGCGCACGGCTCGAGAACCTGCCGCTTGCCTTGCCCGGCCCTTTCGGTGCCGGCGCCGGCGGCGCGAGGGAGGAGGGACTGGCGATCGGCAGCCAACTGGCTTCGAGCGCCTTGACGCTTCTCAACCTTACAGCGAGCACCCTCGGCGGCATCGTCCTCATCCTTTTCCTGATGCTGCTGATGCTGACGGAGGCGCCCAGCTTCCATGCGAAACTCCGCTCGATCTCGGACCGGCGGCGCGATGCGCAGGTGTGGCGCGATATCGGACGTTCGGTGGGCGCCAAGTTCCGCGCCTACTTCATCACCCGCCTGCTGCTGGGCGTGCTGAGCGGGCTTCTCTACGCCGGGTTCCTGATGGTGTCCGGGGTGGATTACGTCCTGCTCTGGGGCCTGCTCACGGTCCTCCTGAGCTTCATCCCCACGGTGGGTTCGCTCATCTCCGGAACCCTGCCGACAATCTATGTTTTCGTCACCCGCGACCCCGCCACCGCGCTGATGGTCGGCGCCGGGTTGCTGGTGATCGAACAGGTGATCGGCAACTTCGTCGATCCCAGGATCATGGGGCGCAGGCTCGCCATCTCGCCGCTGGCGGTGCTGCTGGCACTGGTCTTCTGGACGCTCCTCTGGGGTGTTGCCGGAGCGCTGCTCGCAGTGCCACTTACCGTTCTGGTCACCGCCGTGATGATC